A genomic region of Vitis vinifera cultivar Pinot Noir 40024 chromosome 7, ASM3070453v1 contains the following coding sequences:
- the LOC100241271 gene encoding uncharacterized protein LOC100241271: MAADSNQRIIVEKNPSESRLSELGIKSWPKWGCSPGKYQLKFDAEETCYLLKGKVKAYPKGYSANEDEGCCVEFGAGDLVILPRGLSCTWDVSVAVDKHYKFESTSSSPSSSSSF; this comes from the exons ATGGCTGCAGACTCCAACCAGAGAATTATAGTGGAGAAGAACCCTTCAGAATCGAGGCTGTCTGAACTGGGCATCAAGTCTTGGCCCAA ATGGGGTTGTTCTCCTGGGAAGTATCAACTGAAATTTGATGCAGAAGAGACGTGTTATCTGCTGAAAGGGAAGGTGAAGGCTTATCCAAAAGGGTATTCAGCGAATGAAGATGAGGGGTGTTGTGTGGAGTTTGGGGCTGGAGATCTTGTGATCTTGCCCAGGGGGCTCAGTTGCACTTGGGATGTATCTGTGGCCGTTGATAAACACTACAAATTTGAGTCAACTTCATCATCACCATCGTCCTCATCATCCTTCtag